A stretch of DNA from Nitrospira sp. KM1:
GCGTCGTCGGCATCGCGGCGCAGACTGCGCGAGCCACCGTCACAAAGTCCTCCGGCGCTTTTTGTGGCTTCAGGCAGGCGACAGATCCCACCAACCATTCGTTCGGCTGCATGCCCCACTCCCGGCGAATGCGTTCTCGCGCCCCTCGACCGACATCTTGACGAAACGGTTGCGGATCAATCCCCGGCCTGATGAGAGAGATGTTTTCCCCAAACAGTTTCCATTCCCTTCCCTTTCTCACATCGGATTCGGAGACTGCGATCCAATGGGTCGTGATCCACCCGGTGAATCGCTCGAGCCGGACCAAGGCCCATTGAAGCCACCGAGACTGAGCGGGCGTGACTCCGTAGCCGTGCACAGTATGGACAATCACAGGTACTCCGGCTATCCAAGCCGCCCAGCGGCCGAGGATACCCGCCTTGGAGCTATGCGTATGGACGATGGTGGGACGACAGTGGCGAAAGAATCTGACGAGGGCGATCAGTGCAGCCGCATCGCGGACCGGATTGATCGCTCGGGCCAGCGCCGGAATCATGGCGACCTGCACCCGGCTGATCTGACGGGCTTCTTCCGTCAGAAGACCTCCGGGTCCAGTCACCAATATTGGTGTGAACCACGTAGGGTCGAGATGTGAGACCGTGTGCAAAGCGACTTCTTGCGCGCCGCCGAGTTCCAATTGTGTGATGACATGGCAGACCGTATCCACACTTATGAGTCCTCAGGCTGAAGCCGGTTGCACGAGTTGGGCGCGCAAATGCTCGGCGAGTTGTTTGCCCTGGCCGATCGCATCCTCCATGGAGGTGTGTTCCCACTTGCCGTATCGGCCTATCGAATGGACCCCTCGTCGTTCCAATTCCGCCAGAATGGCCGGGATAGCCTTTGCCCGATGGCGGTCAAAATAGACATAGGCATACTGCAAGTCCTTGACGTCGGCGACAATCAGTTCGTCGTCCGGCCTCAGGATGCCGGCGTGCTCCATGCCCGATCGGGCTTCGTCGACGAGCTGCTCTACAGATCGCCGCTCATCGGGACGATGCGAGATCTCGACATACACCGAACTGCATCCTTCTCTCCCGAGGGAAGGAGAAAAATTCATGGGGAATCCGACGCGATAGAAGGGATACGCCGA
This window harbors:
- a CDS encoding glycosyltransferase — encoded protein: MDTVCHVITQLELGGAQEVALHTVSHLDPTWFTPILVTGPGGLLTEEARQISRVQVAMIPALARAINPVRDAAALIALVRFFRHCRPTIVHTHSSKAGILGRWAAWIAGVPVIVHTVHGYGVTPAQSRWLQWALVRLERFTGWITTHWIAVSESDVRKGREWKLFGENISLIRPGIDPQPFRQDVGRGARERIRREWGMQPNEWLVGSVACLKPQKAPEDFVTVARAVCAAMPTTRFVLIGDGELRSAVESRIREAGLENRIHLAGWRRDIPDVMRAMDVFLLTSHWEGLPRVILEARASGLPIVASDVGGTVDALKGYQQARVARVGDVDGLSKELINTVDQLISSLPDRPQPGEFPREFHIDEMVRSCEMLYGELIQKWQIHAHRRPDKTLRSELNSRH